A single region of the Rhizobium sp. NLR16a genome encodes:
- a CDS encoding TIGR01459 family HAD-type hydrolase — protein MARRIENFSQISAHYDVVLCDVWGVVHNGVDPFPKAAAALQAARESGVAVVLITNSPRLSWQVVEQLRHIGVPDSAYDRIVTSGDVTRGLISEGPKTVFLLGPERDKALLEGIGVERRPAGEAQSLVCTGFFDDETEKPEDYTDMLLDFQARDVPMICANPDLVVERGHRIIPCAGAMAAYYEQLGGKTRIAGKPHQPIYEATLAAARELRGDFSIDRVLAIGDGMPTDVRGALNFGLDLLYISGGIHAKEYTLNGETDEAILNAYLDREKAAPKWWMPRLA, from the coding sequence ATGGCCAGGCGGATAGAAAACTTCTCGCAGATATCGGCGCATTACGACGTGGTGCTCTGCGACGTCTGGGGGGTGGTTCACAACGGCGTCGATCCGTTTCCGAAGGCCGCCGCCGCCCTTCAAGCCGCGCGTGAGAGCGGCGTCGCCGTCGTCCTCATCACCAATTCGCCGCGCCTTTCCTGGCAGGTGGTTGAGCAGTTGCGCCATATCGGAGTCCCCGACAGCGCCTATGACCGGATCGTCACCTCGGGCGACGTCACTCGCGGGCTGATTTCAGAAGGGCCGAAGACGGTCTTTCTGCTCGGCCCCGAGCGCGACAAGGCGCTTCTCGAAGGCATTGGCGTCGAACGTCGGCCGGCGGGCGAAGCGCAATCGCTCGTCTGCACCGGCTTTTTCGACGACGAGACGGAGAAGCCCGAGGATTACACCGATATGCTTCTGGATTTTCAGGCACGCGACGTGCCGATGATCTGCGCCAATCCCGACCTCGTCGTCGAACGTGGCCATCGCATCATCCCCTGCGCCGGCGCCATGGCCGCCTATTACGAGCAATTAGGCGGCAAAACCCGCATTGCCGGCAAGCCGCACCAGCCGATCTACGAAGCGACGCTTGCGGCCGCCCGCGAGCTTCGCGGCGATTTTTCCATTGACCGCGTGCTGGCGATCGGAGACGGCATGCCGACGGATGTGCGCGGCGCCTTGAATTTCGGTCTCGATCTTCTCTACATCAGCGGCGGTATTCACGCGAAGGAATACACCTTGAACGGCGAGACCGACGAAGCGATCCTCAACGCCTATCTCGATCGGGAGAAGGCGGCGCCGAAGTGGTGGATGCCGCGTCTTGCATGA
- a CDS encoding SDR family NAD(P)-dependent oxidoreductase translates to MDLEGKRIVVVGGSRGLGSGLAEAFVARAAEVTVVARDATAEQRPAKQPAVTAISADATDADAAWRIMEQTRPDVVIMNAGAKPSMERIDRIGWEAFTTNWNVDVKAALHWVQAALTLPMAPGGLVVLVSSGAAVQGSPLSGGYAGAKRAQWFIAKYAEDLSAELGLGLRFRVIVPRQMFVGTGVGDTGIGAYAAKAGRTFAEQAAIWPDMTPRAFGDTVAELIGDSGLAEAMVYAVRGDTGVTVIE, encoded by the coding sequence ATGGATCTGGAAGGAAAGCGAATCGTGGTCGTCGGCGGGAGCCGCGGCTTGGGGAGTGGGCTCGCCGAGGCATTCGTTGCTCGCGCGGCCGAAGTCACCGTGGTCGCCCGAGACGCGACGGCTGAGCAGCGGCCGGCTAAGCAACCGGCCGTCACCGCCATATCCGCCGATGCGACCGATGCCGACGCGGCGTGGCGGATCATGGAGCAGACGCGACCTGATGTTGTCATCATGAATGCCGGTGCGAAACCGTCCATGGAACGGATCGACCGCATTGGCTGGGAGGCATTCACGACCAACTGGAATGTGGACGTCAAGGCCGCGCTGCATTGGGTACAGGCTGCCCTGACTTTGCCAATGGCGCCGGGCGGGCTCGTCGTCCTGGTCTCCAGCGGAGCCGCCGTGCAGGGGTCGCCGCTATCGGGAGGTTATGCCGGCGCCAAGCGCGCGCAGTGGTTCATTGCAAAATATGCCGAAGACTTGTCGGCCGAACTCGGCCTGGGCTTGCGGTTCCGGGTCATCGTTCCCCGGCAGATGTTCGTTGGAACTGGTGTGGGCGATACCGGAATTGGGGCCTATGCTGCGAAGGCGGGTCGGACATTTGCCGAGCAGGCCGCCATCTGGCCGGACATGACGCCGCGGGCTTTCGGTGATACGGTCGCCGAACTGATCGGCGATTCCGGCCTCGCCGAGGCCATGGTCTATGCCGTGCGTGGTGATACGGGTGTGACGGTCATCGAATGA
- the groES gene encoding co-chaperone GroES: MASTNFRPLHDRVVVRRVESEEKTKGGIIIPDTAKEKPQEGEIVAVGSGARDESGKVVALDVKAGDRVLFGKWSGTEVKINGEDLLIMKEADIMGIIG, encoded by the coding sequence ATGGCAAGCACCAATTTCCGTCCGCTTCACGACCGCGTCGTCGTTCGTCGCGTCGAGTCCGAAGAGAAGACCAAGGGCGGCATCATCATTCCCGACACCGCCAAGGAAAAGCCGCAGGAAGGCGAAATCGTCGCCGTCGGCTCCGGCGCACGTGACGAGTCCGGCAAGGTCGTGGCTCTCGACGTCAAGGCTGGCGACCGCGTTCTGTTCGGCAAGTGGTCCGGCACTGAAGTCAAGATCAACGGCGAAGACCTTCTGATCATGAAGGAAGCCGACATCATGGGCATCATCGGCTGA
- a CDS encoding pseudouridine synthase, protein MTPKDKPKRPGAKPLSRDIRPKAGPKAAAARPAAAEAESDTKAERISKVMARAGVASRRDIERMIMEGRVTLNGTVLETPVVNVTLADRIEVDGVPIRGIERTRLWLYHKPAGLVTTNADPEGRPTVFDNLPEELPRVMSIGRLDINTEGLLLLTNDGGLARALELPATGWLRRYRVRAHGEIDQEALDKLKDGIAVDGVLYGSIEATLDRTQGSNVWITMGLREGKNREIKNVLGALGLDVNRLIRISYGPFQLGDLPEGQVVEVRGRTLRDQLGPRLIEEAKANFDAPIYNAPAVAAEEEEQAAAPAAPEKRERPRRQEDKRERALSRLDTKRDDRHGGRRDDDRRDGGRRDEDKPKRAQPLGQRRSANVWMAPGARPLGEKAAAKAAKNAQTARRRGEQPAAKTNAFDRIEDRPRTPINRVREEDGEWIRSSEQPRRKDEVEGFGRQRSFGDRPAREDRGFGDRPSRGDRPFGDKPRGDRKPRADGDERPRAARVSTGEGRSGRPRSDRPFGDRPSRGDRPFAGKPRGDRKAREEGDERPRTARSFASEGRSERPRGERSFGDKAVSGKPSGDKPRGKSFGAGSGGPKKFSGKPKGTKPGGERPGGDRPAGGPSRGGARGKGMTRGADRRR, encoded by the coding sequence ATGACACCCAAAGACAAGCCAAAACGCCCGGGCGCAAAGCCCCTTTCACGGGATATCAGGCCGAAAGCCGGTCCGAAGGCCGCGGCCGCGCGCCCGGCGGCGGCCGAAGCCGAAAGCGACACCAAGGCCGAGCGCATTTCCAAGGTGATGGCGCGCGCAGGCGTCGCCTCCCGCCGCGACATCGAGCGCATGATCATGGAAGGCCGTGTGACGCTGAACGGCACGGTTCTCGAAACCCCCGTCGTCAACGTCACACTTGCCGACCGCATCGAGGTCGACGGTGTACCGATCCGTGGCATCGAGCGCACCAGGCTCTGGCTCTATCACAAGCCGGCGGGCCTCGTGACCACCAATGCCGATCCGGAAGGCCGTCCGACCGTCTTCGACAACCTGCCGGAAGAGCTGCCGCGCGTCATGTCGATCGGCCGGCTCGACATCAACACCGAAGGCCTGCTGCTGCTCACCAATGACGGCGGCCTCGCCCGCGCCCTCGAACTGCCGGCGACCGGTTGGTTGAGGCGCTACCGCGTCCGCGCGCATGGCGAGATCGATCAGGAAGCGCTCGACAAGTTGAAGGACGGCATCGCCGTTGACGGCGTGCTCTATGGATCGATCGAGGCAACCCTCGACCGCACCCAGGGCTCAAACGTCTGGATCACCATGGGCCTTCGCGAAGGCAAGAACCGCGAAATCAAGAATGTGCTCGGCGCTCTCGGTCTCGACGTCAACCGTCTGATCCGCATTTCCTATGGGCCGTTCCAGCTCGGCGATTTGCCGGAAGGCCAGGTCGTCGAGGTGCGCGGCCGCACATTGCGTGACCAGCTCGGCCCGCGCCTGATCGAGGAAGCCAAGGCGAATTTCGACGCGCCGATCTACAACGCCCCGGCTGTCGCCGCCGAGGAAGAGGAACAGGCCGCGGCACCGGCGGCGCCGGAAAAGCGCGAACGGCCGCGGCGCCAGGAGGACAAGCGTGAGCGGGCGCTGAGCCGCCTCGACACCAAACGTGACGACCGCCACGGCGGGCGCAGAGACGACGATCGCCGCGACGGCGGCCGCAGGGATGAAGACAAGCCGAAGCGCGCCCAGCCGCTCGGCCAGCGCCGCAGCGCCAATGTCTGGATGGCGCCCGGCGCCCGGCCTCTCGGCGAGAAGGCGGCGGCCAAGGCCGCCAAGAATGCGCAGACTGCGCGCCGGCGCGGCGAGCAGCCGGCGGCAAAGACCAATGCTTTCGATCGCATCGAGGATCGCCCGCGCACGCCGATCAACCGTGTGCGGGAAGAGGACGGTGAATGGATCCGTTCGAGCGAGCAGCCCCGCCGCAAGGATGAGGTCGAAGGCTTCGGCCGCCAGCGCTCGTTCGGGGATCGTCCCGCTCGCGAAGACCGCGGCTTCGGCGATCGCCCATCGCGCGGCGACCGGCCTTTCGGCGACAAGCCGCGCGGCGATCGCAAGCCCCGTGCGGATGGTGACGAACGTCCTCGTGCCGCCAGAGTCTCCACCGGCGAGGGCCGTTCTGGGCGTCCGCGCAGCGACCGCCCCTTCGGCGATCGGCCATCGCGGGGCGATCGACCTTTCGCCGGCAAGCCGCGTGGCGATCGCAAGGCGCGAGAGGAGGGTGACGAGCGCCCGCGGACAGCCAGAAGCTTCGCTAGCGAGGGTCGCTCCGAGCGTCCGCGCGGCGAACGGTCGTTCGGCGACAAGGCTGTGAGCGGCAAGCCTTCGGGCGATAAGCCGCGCGGCAAGAGCTTTGGCGCCGGGTCCGGCGGACCCAAGAAGTTTTCCGGCAAACCGAAGGGCACCAAGCCAGGCGGTGAAAGGCCGGGCGGTGACAGGCCCGCGGGCGGTCCGTCCAGAGGTGGTGCTCGAGGAAAGGGAATGACGCGCGGTGCGGATCGTCGGCGGTGA
- the groL gene encoding chaperonin GroEL (60 kDa chaperone family; promotes refolding of misfolded polypeptides especially under stressful conditions; forms two stacked rings of heptamers to form a barrel-shaped 14mer; ends can be capped by GroES; misfolded proteins enter the barrel where they are refolded when GroES binds), producing MAAKEIKFGRTAREKMLRGVDILADAVKVTLGPKGRNVIIDKSFGAPRITKDGVSVAKEIELEDKFENMGAQMVREVASKTNDIAGDGTTTATVLAQAIVREGAKAVAAGMNPMDLKRGIDLAVAEVVKDLQAKAKKINTSEEVAQVGTISANGERQVGLDIAEAMQKVGNEGVITVEEAKTAETELEVVEGMQFDRGYLSPYFVTNPEKMVADLEDVFILLHEKKLSNLQSMLPVLEAVVQTGKPLLIIAEDVEGEALATLVVNKLRGGLKIAAVKAPGFGDRRKAMLEDIAILTGGTVISEDLGIKLESVTLDMLGRAKKVSISKENTTIVDGSGAKSDIEGRVAQIKAQIEETTSDYDREKLQERLAKLAGGVAVIRVGGSTEVEVKEKKDRIDDALNATRAAVQEGIVPGGGVALLRSSVKISAKGVNDDQEAGINIVRRALQAPARQIAENAGDEASIVVGKILDKDQDNYGYNAQTGEYGDMIGMGIIDPVKVVRTALQDAASVASLLITTEAMIAELPKKDAPAMPGGMGGMGGMDMM from the coding sequence ATGGCAGCTAAAGAAATCAAGTTTGGCCGCACCGCGCGCGAAAAGATGCTGCGCGGCGTCGACATTCTCGCCGATGCAGTGAAGGTCACGCTCGGCCCGAAGGGTCGTAACGTCATCATCGACAAGTCGTTCGGCGCTCCGCGCATCACCAAGGACGGCGTTTCCGTCGCCAAGGAAATCGAACTCGAAGACAAGTTCGAAAACATGGGCGCCCAGATGGTCCGCGAAGTCGCTTCGAAGACCAACGACATCGCCGGCGACGGCACCACGACTGCAACCGTTCTTGCCCAGGCGATCGTTCGCGAAGGCGCCAAGGCCGTTGCCGCCGGCATGAACCCGATGGACCTGAAGCGCGGCATCGATCTCGCCGTTGCTGAAGTCGTCAAGGATCTCCAGGCCAAGGCCAAGAAGATCAACACTTCGGAGGAAGTCGCCCAAGTCGGCACGATCTCCGCAAACGGCGAACGTCAGGTCGGTCTCGACATTGCCGAAGCCATGCAGAAGGTCGGCAACGAAGGCGTCATCACGGTTGAAGAAGCCAAGACCGCCGAAACCGAACTCGAAGTCGTCGAAGGCATGCAGTTCGACCGCGGCTATCTCAGCCCCTACTTCGTCACCAACCCGGAAAAGATGGTCGCCGACCTCGAAGACGTCTTCATTCTCCTCCACGAGAAGAAGCTCTCGAACCTGCAGTCGATGCTCCCGGTTCTCGAAGCCGTCGTCCAGACCGGCAAGCCGCTCCTCATCATCGCTGAAGACGTCGAAGGCGAAGCCCTTGCAACGCTCGTCGTCAACAAGCTGCGCGGCGGCCTGAAGATTGCTGCCGTCAAGGCGCCTGGCTTCGGCGACCGCCGCAAGGCCATGCTCGAAGACATCGCCATCCTGACCGGCGGCACCGTCATCTCCGAGGACCTCGGCATCAAGCTCGAAAGCGTCACGCTCGACATGCTCGGCCGTGCCAAGAAGGTTTCGATCTCCAAGGAAAACACCACGATCGTCGACGGTTCGGGCGCCAAGTCCGACATCGAAGGCCGTGTTGCCCAGATCAAGGCGCAGATCGAAGAAACCACCTCCGACTACGACCGCGAGAAGCTGCAGGAACGCCTTGCCAAGCTCGCTGGTGGCGTTGCCGTCATCCGCGTCGGGGGCTCGACCGAAGTCGAAGTCAAGGAGAAGAAGGACCGCATCGACGACGCCCTCAACGCGACGCGCGCTGCCGTTCAGGAAGGCATCGTACCGGGCGGCGGCGTTGCCCTGCTCCGTTCTTCCGTCAAGATCTCCGCCAAGGGCGTCAACGACGACCAGGAAGCCGGCATCAACATAGTTCGTCGCGCTCTGCAGGCTCCGGCCCGCCAGATCGCTGAGAACGCTGGTGACGAAGCTTCGATCGTCGTTGGCAAGATCCTCGACAAGGATCAGGACAACTACGGCTACAACGCCCAGACCGGCGAATATGGCGACATGATCGGCATGGGCATCATCGACCCTGTCAAGGTCGTTCGCACCGCCCTGCAGGATGCCGCTTCCGTCGCATCGCTGCTGATCACCACCGAAGCCATGATCGCCGAGCTGCCGAAGAAGGACGCTCCGGCTATGCCGGGCGGCATGGGCGGCATGGGCGGTATGGACATGATGTGA
- a CDS encoding glutathione binding-like protein, producing MADLSAFPITTRWPAKNPDIIQLYSLQTPNGVKVSVALEELGLPYEPHYISFAANEQKSPEFESLNPNGRIPAIIDPDGPGGKPIGLFESGAILLYLAEKTGKLIPADAAGRYECIQWVFFQMAGIGPMLGQFGHFHKFAADKVANNSYPVERYRDESKRLLGVLEGRLQGRQWIMGDQYTIADITTFTWVRGADIFYGGREILDYAKFPAVSDWLERCIARPASARGLNIPVKPE from the coding sequence ATGGCAGATCTTTCCGCATTTCCGATCACCACGCGCTGGCCGGCGAAAAATCCCGATATCATCCAGCTCTATTCCCTGCAGACGCCGAACGGGGTGAAGGTATCGGTCGCCCTCGAAGAACTTGGGCTCCCCTATGAGCCGCATTATATTTCCTTTGCCGCAAACGAGCAGAAGTCGCCGGAATTCGAATCCCTGAACCCGAACGGCCGCATTCCGGCGATCATCGATCCGGACGGGCCTGGGGGAAAGCCGATCGGCCTGTTCGAATCCGGCGCCATCCTGCTCTACCTCGCCGAAAAGACCGGCAAGCTCATCCCCGCCGATGCCGCCGGCCGCTATGAATGCATCCAGTGGGTGTTTTTCCAGATGGCCGGAATAGGTCCGATGCTCGGCCAGTTCGGCCATTTCCACAAATTCGCCGCCGACAAGGTCGCCAATAATTCCTATCCGGTGGAGCGTTACCGCGATGAATCCAAACGCCTGCTCGGCGTGCTCGAAGGCCGGTTGCAGGGCCGTCAGTGGATCATGGGCGATCAATATACGATCGCCGACATCACCACCTTCACCTGGGTCCGCGGCGCCGACATCTTCTATGGCGGCCGTGAGATTCTCGACTATGCGAAATTCCCCGCAGTCTCCGATTGGCTGGAGCGCTGCATCGCCCGCCCGGCAAGCGCCAGAGGCCTCAACATTCCGGTCAAACCGGAGTAA
- the ileS gene encoding isoleucine--tRNA ligase, whose translation MTETAEKIDYSKTLYLPETDFPMRAGLPQKEPELVARWQQMDLYKKLRASAAGREKFVLHDGPPYANGNIHIGHALNKILKDVINRSFQMRGYDANYVPGWDCHGLPIEWKIEEENYRAKGKAKPDLSEPAAMIGFRRECRAYAEKWIKVQGDEFQRLGIVGDFENPYLTMNFHAESRIAGELLKIAASGQLYRGSKPIMWSVVERTALAEAEVEYHDYESDTIWVKFPVAKGSESLKDAFVVIWTTTPWTIPGNRAIAYSSRVAYGLYEVTAAENDFGPRPGERLIFADKLAEESFAKAKLQYKRLADVTAADLAGITCAHPLRGLDGGYEFEVPLLEGDHVTDDAGTGFVHTAPSHGREDFDVWMAHAREIEARGIETKIPFPVDDGGFYTADAPGLEGARVIDDNGKKGDANDRVIKALIDRNALFARGRLKHQYPHSWRSKKPVIFRNTPQWFVYMDKTLSDGTTLRNRALSAIDDTRFVPAAGQNRLRAMIEQRPDWVLSRQRAWGVPICVFVNEQGEVLKDEAVNQRILNAFDAEGADAWFAEGAKERFLGNEHDPAKWTQVMDILDVWFDSGSTHTFTLEDRPDLKWPADLYLEGSDQHRGWFHSSLLESAATRGRAPYNAVLTHGFTMDEKGEKMSKSKGNVTAPQEVMKDAGADILRLWVMTSDYADDLRVGKTIIQTNVDAYRKLRNTIRWMLGTLAHDKGEVIALADLPELEQLMLHRLSELDQLVRENYDAFDFKKIARALIDFANVELSAFYFDVRKDALYCDAPSSLRRRSALYVIRMIFDCVVTWLAPMLPFTMEEAWLSRNPSAISVHLEQFAPVAKEWRNDALAEKWRKIRAIRSVVTGALEIERKDKRIGSSLEAAPVVHVADAALCKALEGQDFSEVCITSGITIKTDAGPADAFRLAEVPDVAVVPRLAEGVKCARSWRITTDVGSDPEYPDVSARDAAALRELGIRA comes from the coding sequence ATGACCGAAACCGCCGAAAAGATCGATTACTCGAAGACCCTCTATTTGCCCGAAACCGATTTCCCGATGCGCGCCGGTCTGCCGCAGAAGGAGCCGGAGCTCGTTGCCCGCTGGCAGCAGATGGATCTCTACAAGAAACTGCGCGCCTCCGCCGCCGGCCGCGAGAAATTCGTCCTGCACGACGGCCCGCCCTACGCCAATGGCAACATCCATATCGGCCATGCGCTGAACAAGATCCTCAAGGACGTCATCAACCGTTCGTTCCAGATGCGCGGCTATGACGCCAACTACGTGCCCGGCTGGGATTGCCACGGCCTGCCGATCGAATGGAAGATCGAGGAGGAGAACTATCGCGCCAAGGGCAAGGCCAAGCCCGACCTGAGCGAGCCGGCGGCGATGATCGGGTTCCGCCGCGAGTGCCGCGCCTATGCCGAGAAGTGGATCAAGGTCCAGGGCGACGAGTTCCAGCGCCTCGGCATCGTCGGCGACTTCGAAAACCCGTATCTGACGATGAACTTCCATGCGGAAAGCCGTATCGCCGGTGAACTGCTGAAGATCGCCGCAAGCGGCCAGCTCTACCGCGGCTCCAAGCCGATCATGTGGTCGGTCGTCGAGCGCACCGCGCTTGCCGAAGCCGAGGTCGAATACCACGATTATGAAAGCGACACGATCTGGGTGAAGTTCCCGGTCGCGAAGGGCTCGGAGAGCCTCAAGGATGCCTTCGTCGTCATCTGGACGACCACGCCCTGGACGATCCCCGGCAACCGCGCGATCGCCTATTCCTCACGTGTCGCCTACGGCCTTTACGAAGTCACGGCCGCCGAGAACGATTTCGGCCCGCGCCCGGGTGAAAGGTTGATCTTCGCCGACAAGCTGGCTGAAGAATCTTTTGCCAAGGCAAAGCTGCAGTACAAGCGTCTCGCCGACGTCACGGCTGCCGATCTCGCCGGCATCACCTGCGCGCATCCGCTTAGAGGCCTCGACGGCGGTTACGAGTTCGAAGTCCCGCTGCTCGAGGGCGATCATGTCACTGACGATGCCGGTACCGGTTTCGTGCACACGGCGCCGAGCCACGGCCGCGAAGACTTTGACGTCTGGATGGCGCATGCCCGTGAGATCGAGGCGCGCGGCATCGAGACCAAGATCCCGTTTCCGGTCGACGACGGCGGCTTCTACACGGCCGATGCCCCCGGTCTGGAAGGCGCACGCGTGATCGACGACAACGGCAAGAAGGGCGATGCCAATGATCGCGTCATCAAGGCGCTGATCGATCGGAACGCGCTCTTTGCCCGCGGCCGTCTGAAGCACCAATATCCGCATTCCTGGCGCTCCAAAAAACCGGTGATCTTCCGCAACACGCCGCAGTGGTTCGTCTATATGGACAAGACGCTGTCGGATGGGACGACGCTGCGCAATCGGGCGCTGAGCGCGATCGATGACACCCGCTTCGTGCCGGCCGCTGGCCAGAACCGTCTGCGCGCGATGATCGAGCAGCGCCCGGATTGGGTGCTTTCCCGTCAAAGAGCGTGGGGCGTGCCGATCTGCGTCTTCGTGAATGAGCAGGGCGAAGTCCTGAAGGACGAGGCCGTCAACCAGCGCATCCTCAATGCCTTCGACGCAGAGGGCGCAGACGCCTGGTTCGCCGAAGGCGCCAAGGAGCGCTTCCTCGGCAACGAGCATGATCCGGCCAAGTGGACGCAGGTCATGGATATCCTCGACGTCTGGTTCGACTCCGGCTCGACGCACACCTTCACACTGGAAGACCGCCCCGACCTGAAATGGCCGGCCGACCTTTATCTCGAAGGGTCTGATCAGCATCGCGGCTGGTTCCATTCCTCGCTCCTGGAATCGGCCGCCACCCGCGGCCGCGCGCCCTATAACGCCGTCCTCACCCATGGTTTCACCATGGACGAGAAGGGCGAGAAGATGTCGAAGTCGAAGGGCAACGTCACCGCCCCGCAGGAAGTGATGAAGGATGCCGGCGCCGATATCCTGCGTCTCTGGGTGATGACCTCGGACTATGCCGATGATCTCCGCGTCGGCAAGACGATCATCCAGACCAATGTCGACGCCTATCGCAAACTGCGCAACACCATCCGCTGGATGCTCGGCACGCTCGCCCACGACAAGGGCGAGGTCATTGCGCTTGCCGATCTGCCGGAGCTGGAGCAACTGATGCTGCACCGTCTCTCCGAGCTCGACCAGCTCGTGCGCGAGAACTATGATGCCTTCGACTTCAAGAAGATCGCCCGCGCATTGATCGACTTTGCCAATGTCGAGCTCTCGGCCTTCTACTTCGACGTTCGCAAGGATGCGCTCTATTGCGATGCGCCCTCCAGCCTTCGCCGCCGCTCGGCGCTTTATGTCATCCGCATGATTTTCGATTGCGTGGTGACCTGGCTTGCGCCGATGCTGCCCTTCACCATGGAAGAGGCATGGCTCTCGCGCAATCCCTCGGCCATCTCGGTGCATCTGGAGCAGTTCGCTCCGGTCGCAAAGGAATGGCGCAACGATGCGTTGGCCGAGAAGTGGAGGAAGATCCGCGCAATCCGCAGCGTCGTGACCGGCGCGCTCGAAATCGAGCGCAAGGACAAGCGCATCGGTTCCTCGCTCGAGGCGGCTCCGGTCGTGCATGTCGCCGACGCGGCGCTTTGCAAGGCGCTCGAGGGCCAGGACTTCAGCGAAGTCTGCATCACCTCTGGCATCACGATCAAGACGGATGCCGGCCCGGCCGACGCCTTCCGTCTTGCCGAGGTGCCTGATGTTGCCGTCGTGCCGAGGCTTGCCGAAGGCGTCAAATGCGCGCGTTCCTGGCGCATCACCACCGATGTCGGTTCCGATCCGGAGTATCCCGACGTCTCGGCGCGCGACGCCGCCGCATTGCGCGAACTCGGCATCCGCGCCTGA
- a CDS encoding bifunctional riboflavin kinase/FAD synthetase, giving the protein MTVFHRNETREPLPAHLKGGVIAIGNFDGVHRGHQSVLNRALEIAKARGIPALVLTFEPHPRTVFRPQTPVFRLTPAPLKARILETLGFNAVIEYPFDYEFSQRSADDFIHSILKDWLGASEVVTGFDFHFGRGREGGPAFLMNAGQTYGFGVTLIDAFRDENADVVSSSHIRALLKDGNVSEAAGMLGYRYTVEAEVIDGEKLGRQLGFPTANMRLPPEAELAAGIYAVRFRRQDGMLHDAVASYGRRPTVTENGAPLLETYLFDFSGDLYGQRCAVSFFGYIRPELKFDGLDALVAQIKRDEEEARALLAGVVPLGELDRKLCFA; this is encoded by the coding sequence ATGACCGTCTTCCACCGCAATGAAACCCGCGAACCCTTGCCCGCCCATCTCAAGGGCGGGGTGATCGCCATCGGCAATTTCGACGGCGTGCATCGCGGCCATCAGTCGGTGCTGAACCGTGCGCTCGAAATCGCCAAGGCGCGCGGCATTCCTGCCCTGGTGCTGACCTTCGAGCCGCATCCGCGCACGGTGTTCCGGCCGCAGACACCGGTCTTCCGTCTGACGCCCGCGCCGCTCAAGGCCCGCATCCTGGAAACCCTTGGTTTCAATGCGGTCATCGAATATCCCTTCGACTATGAATTTTCGCAGCGCTCGGCCGACGATTTCATCCATTCGATCCTGAAGGATTGGCTCGGCGCCTCCGAGGTCGTCACCGGCTTCGATTTCCATTTCGGTCGCGGTCGCGAAGGTGGTCCTGCCTTTCTGATGAATGCCGGCCAGACCTATGGTTTCGGCGTCACTCTGATCGATGCCTTCCGCGACGAGAACGCCGACGTCGTCTCTTCGAGCCACATCCGGGCGCTCCTGAAGGACGGCAATGTCAGCGAAGCGGCCGGCATGCTGGGCTACCGCTACACTGTCGAAGCCGAGGTGATCGACGGCGAAAAGCTCGGCCGCCAGCTCGGTTTTCCCACCGCCAACATGCGCCTGCCGCCCGAGGCCGAACTCGCCGCCGGCATCTACGCCGTCCGCTTCCGCCGCCAGGACGGAATGCTCCACGATGCCGTCGCCAGCTATGGCCGCCGGCCGACCGTCACGGAAAACGGCGCGCCGCTGCTCGAAACCTATCTCTTCGATTTCAGCGGCGATCTCTACGGCCAGCGCTGCGCCGTCTCCTTCTTCGGCTATATCAGGCCCGAGCTGAAATTCGACGGCCTCGATGCGCTCGTCGCCCAGATCAAACGCGACGAGGAGGAGGCGAGGGCGCTGCTGGCGGGCGTCGTGCCGCTCGGCGAACTTGATCGGAAACTGTGTTTCGCCTGA
- a CDS encoding nucleoside deaminase has protein sequence MEMALEEARAAGVRGEVPIGAVVVVDDIAVSRSGNRTRELKDVTAHAEIAAIRLACETLGQERLVGADLYVTLEPCTMCAAAISFARIRRLYYGAEDPKGGAVDNGVRFYAQPTCHHAPEVYSGINEVQSAEILRRFFVERREAP, from the coding sequence ATGGAGATGGCGCTTGAAGAAGCGCGCGCCGCAGGAGTACGCGGCGAGGTGCCGATCGGCGCGGTCGTCGTTGTCGACGATATCGCCGTTTCACGCTCGGGAAACCGCACGCGCGAACTCAAAGACGTCACCGCGCATGCCGAAATCGCCGCAATCCGGCTCGCCTGCGAGACGCTTGGGCAGGAGCGCCTTGTCGGCGCCGATCTCTATGTGACGCTCGAGCCTTGCACCATGTGCGCGGCAGCCATCTCGTTTGCGCGCATCCGCCGGCTCTATTACGGCGCCGAGGATCCGAAGGGCGGCGCCGTCGACAATGGCGTGCGATTCTATGCACAACCGACCTGCCATCACGCTCCCGAGGTCTATTCCGGCATCAACGAGGTGCAGTCGGCCGAGATCTTGCGGCGATTCTTTGTGGAACGGAGAGAGGCGCCGTAG